A region from the candidate division WOR-3 bacterium genome encodes:
- a CDS encoding MFS transporter — MINILITGITSLLTDISTEMVYPLIPLYLASLGAQPAILGLIEGFAESSASLLKVFSGAISDRFKKRKPIAILGYAGSTLGKLFLYLSQNWTFVFFGRMIDRIGKGIRVAPRDALIADSSVSGKRGRAFGLHRAFDTIGACIGVILAIIIISNLGRNLDRAGYQRIFLFSLIPAFLGVVILFFARETWAKTTASHLPKFGFKNLSPKLRSFLIIVGIFALGNSSNGFLLLRMRNLGWTTINILFLYLLYNITYAIFSYPCGRLSDRIGKKGPLVVGYLVYSAVYFGFALLNPQKSPTIAWLLFGVYGLYSALTEGLEKSLVADISPENQRATFIGLHATLTGIGLLPASLIAGGLWSLFGPKAPFLFGGVLGLGAGLGLLFLL; from the coding sequence ATGATTAATATCCTGATAACCGGCATCACCAGCCTTTTAACAGACATCTCCACCGAGATGGTCTATCCGCTTATCCCGCTTTATCTTGCCTCGCTGGGCGCACAGCCCGCGATTTTGGGCTTGATTGAGGGTTTTGCCGAAAGTTCGGCATCACTGTTAAAGGTGTTTTCCGGTGCAATCTCTGACCGGTTTAAAAAGAGAAAGCCCATCGCCATCCTGGGCTATGCCGGCTCAACCTTAGGCAAACTGTTTCTTTACCTCTCCCAGAACTGGACATTTGTCTTTTTCGGCAGGATGATTGACCGCATCGGCAAGGGCATCAGGGTGGCACCGCGTGATGCCTTGATTGCCGACTCAAGCGTTTCTGGCAAACGCGGCAGGGCGTTCGGGCTTCACCGGGCTTTTGACACCATTGGCGCCTGCATCGGGGTCATTCTCGCCATCATCATTATCTCAAACCTTGGCAGAAATTTGGACCGTGCCGGCTATCAGCGAATTTTTCTTTTCTCCCTTATCCCTGCCTTTCTTGGTGTTGTGATTCTCTTCTTTGCCCGTGAGACCTGGGCAAAGACCACCGCCTCTCACCTGCCAAAATTCGGGTTCAAAAACCTCTCACCAAAACTGCGCTCGTTTCTTATCATTGTCGGCATCTTTGCCTTGGGAAACTCCTCAAACGGCTTTCTCTTATTAAGGATGAGAAACTTAGGCTGGACAACCATAAACATCCTCTTTCTCTATCTTTTGTATAACATCACCTATGCGATTTTCTCCTATCCCTGCGGCAGGCTTTCAGACCGCATCGGCAAAAAAGGACCGCTTGTTGTGGGCTATCTTGTCTACTCAGCGGTCTATTTTGGCTTTGCCCTTTTAAACCCGCAAAAGAGCCCAACCATTGCCTGGCTTCTCTTTGGGGTTTACGGGCTTTACAGCGCCCTGACCGAGGGCTTGGAAAAGTCGCTTGTTGCCGACATCTCTCCAGAAAACCAAAGGGCAACATTCATCGGTCTGCACGCCACCCTGACCGGCATCGGTCTTTTACCCGCATCCCTAATTGCCGGCGGACTCTGGAGCCTTTTCGGTCCAAAGGCGCCATTTCTCTTCGGCGGGGTTTTAGGGCTCGGTGCGGGTCTGGGCTTGCTTTTTTTGCTATGA
- a CDS encoding TrkH family potassium uptake protein, with the protein MLFKRFRIIKTTRPAPAWVNTLSWFISGLVLFGLALIVIFEGYRLSISPFVPVLIRWLIFIAGIGTVAEIALKRVVQPVLVVSKPKRIFDTIIAALIVITLIIRRFTFPLLLVYQAVSLSSRLSRAGFSARFFGNLRQRPVRMLALSFLILIVAGTILLTFPAATVDGRGADLLTALFTATSATCVTGLIVKDTGTYFSRFGQMVILALIQLGGLGIMTFYTSLIVVLGQRLGLTERKTMADLIEETREVDIARLVRYIFLFTFLAEALGVLVLFLRWLFVLPSPGQALYFAIFHSVSAFCNAGFSLFSDSFVRFQSDVITNLSIIGLIVLGGLGFPVVNELFNRYTIFQTPRKTLRRLSIHARLVLWATSLLIGVGTIVFFFLEYDNALNNLSIGTRLLSSLFQAVTARTAGFNTVAINLLRPVTLFLWAILMFIGASPGGTGGGIKTTTIAVILLAVRSRLRGEEEITFGNRFIPKEVVYRATAIVALSLAVCAACFTLLLVTQSQRFEWLLFETVSAFGTVGLSCGITPNLNYIGKLSIIILMFVGRIGPLTLTLAMAAPRERSLVAYPSARVIVG; encoded by the coding sequence ATGTTGTTTAAGAGATTTCGCATCATCAAAACCACCCGCCCGGCACCAGCCTGGGTTAACACCCTTTCCTGGTTCATATCAGGTCTTGTCCTTTTTGGCTTAGCCCTGATTGTCATTTTTGAGGGTTACCGGCTTTCCATTTCCCCTTTTGTGCCGGTTTTGATAAGGTGGCTAATATTTATTGCGGGCATCGGCACCGTCGCTGAGATTGCTCTTAAGAGAGTTGTTCAACCGGTTCTCGTGGTATCCAAGCCAAAGAGGATATTTGACACAATTATTGCCGCCCTGATTGTCATCACCCTCATCATCCGGCGCTTTACCTTTCCCTTACTCCTGGTCTATCAGGCTGTTTCCCTCTCATCCCGGCTTTCCCGTGCCGGTTTTTCCGCCCGTTTTTTCGGCAACCTCAGGCAGCGACCGGTGCGCATGCTTGCCTTAAGCTTTTTGATTCTGATTGTTGCCGGCACCATCCTCTTAACATTCCCTGCCGCCACCGTTGATGGCAGGGGTGCGGACCTTTTAACCGCCCTCTTTACCGCCACCTCGGCAACCTGCGTAACCGGACTTATTGTCAAGGACACCGGCACCTACTTCTCCCGTTTCGGTCAAATGGTGATTCTTGCGCTCATCCAGTTGGGAGGGTTGGGGATAATGACATTTTACACCAGTCTAATTGTGGTTTTGGGACAGCGTCTGGGCTTAACCGAGCGCAAAACCATGGCTGATTTGATTGAGGAGACAAGGGAGGTTGATATCGCCCGCCTGGTTCGCTACATTTTCCTCTTTACATTTCTTGCCGAGGCTCTGGGCGTCCTTGTGCTCTTTCTCCGCTGGCTTTTTGTTCTGCCCAGTCCTGGGCAGGCGCTCTACTTTGCCATATTCCATTCGGTCTCCGCCTTCTGCAATGCCGGCTTTTCCCTGTTTTCCGACTCATTTGTCCGGTTTCAGTCTGATGTTATCACCAACCTCTCCATTATCGGTCTGATTGTGTTGGGTGGCTTGGGCTTTCCGGTTGTGAATGAACTTTTCAACCGCTACACCATTTTTCAGACCCCGCGCAAAACATTGAGGCGCCTGAGCATCCATGCCCGATTGGTTCTTTGGGCGACCTCTCTTCTCATCGGTGTCGGCACCATTGTTTTCTTTTTCCTTGAGTATGACAATGCGCTTAACAACCTCTCCATCGGCACGAGGCTGCTTTCCAGCCTGTTTCAGGCGGTTACCGCCCGCACCGCTGGCTTTAACACCGTTGCCATCAACCTCTTGAGGCCGGTAACACTCTTTCTCTGGGCAATTTTGATGTTCATCGGCGCATCTCCAGGTGGAACCGGTGGCGGCATCAAGACCACGACCATTGCGGTGATCCTTTTAGCGGTGCGGTCCAGGTTAAGGGGTGAGGAGGAGATTACCTTTGGCAACCGTTTCATCCCCAAGGAGGTTGTTTACCGGGCAACCGCAATTGTCGCCCTTAGTTTGGCTGTCTGTGCCGCCTGTTTTACCCTACTACTGGTGACCCAGAGCCAACGTTTTGAATGGCTCCTGTTTGAGACCGTTTCCGCCTTCGGCACGGTCGGGCTATCCTGCGGGATCACACCGAACTTGAATTACATAGGAAAGCTGTCCATAATCATTCTGATGTTTGTCGGTAGAATCGGACCTTTAACCCTTACCCTCGCAATGGCGGCACCGCGTGAGCGTTCGCTTGTCGCTTACCCATCTGCCCGGGTTATCGTCGGCTAA
- a CDS encoding TrkA family potassium uptake protein: protein MKQFAVIGLGTFGARVARALMEKGAEVIAIDSDPKRVEEIKDDVTQALCLDATDEEALAKSGVLDVDAVIVAMGERMETAIITTSILKRLGAGQVIARAASSLYARILKDVGADRIILIEEQMADQLAKSLLTPDLLEQIPLASNHSLVEMRAPQFMIGKRLEQVDVRRRFRVNIIAIKKKVPVITPEGESSFTEQINDLPGPDDIIEQDDILVVVGKDEDIERLAQGITRSA, encoded by the coding sequence ATGAAACAGTTTGCGGTGATTGGTTTGGGCACATTTGGTGCACGGGTCGCAAGAGCCCTGATGGAAAAGGGTGCAGAGGTGATTGCGATTGACTCTGACCCGAAAAGGGTGGAGGAGATTAAGGATGATGTCACCCAGGCGCTTTGCCTGGACGCCACCGATGAGGAGGCGCTGGCAAAGTCAGGGGTGTTGGATGTTGATGCGGTGATTGTGGCGATGGGGGAAAGGATGGAGACGGCAATCATCACCACATCAATCTTAAAGCGTCTGGGTGCGGGTCAGGTGATTGCGCGCGCCGCCTCCTCCCTTTATGCCCGCATCCTCAAGGATGTTGGTGCGGACCGAATCATTTTGATTGAGGAGCAGATGGCTGACCAGTTAGCCAAAAGCCTTTTGACCCCCGACCTCTTAGAGCAGATTCCCTTGGCATCAAATCACAGTCTTGTGGAGATGCGTGCCCCCCAGTTTATGATTGGGAAAAGGCTGGAACAGGTTGATGTCCGGCGCCGCTTTCGGGTGAATATCATCGCGATAAAGAAGAAGGTGCCGGTCATCACCCCTGAGGGTGAGTCAAGTTTCACCGAGCAGATTAACGACCTGCCCGGTCCTGATGACATCATTGAGCAGGACGACATCTTGGTGGTTGTGGGCAAGGATGAGGATATTGAGCGCCTGGCACAGGGCATCACAAGGTCGGCTTAG
- a CDS encoding HAMP domain-containing protein: MTTRAKGRIRNRIAWAMLLSAILVLPVAFLALYYVSQMNSLTTVLAESDAELLRVGNTIIHNFLDVRNSERNYLLSQDTIYLTAARIVLDQVTLTAEKSRRLDPALKNRFDSLIFSLQVYRELLDSLGSVPTLRSKPQPKPEISKLRQERNQILEQARNAPDPALTESLLNIANRLGEEIEIRELIGGLQIGFYERIEGISAEIVKNAEEITKRANERIAERKSRVNRLYVWGQRNIITAIIIFTALLVYFIIRLPNAIILPIKRIALALTRAEQGDLNIRVTINSNDELGELARQLNRVFARLRDFDERKANQILELDRRFRLLAKSINEGVLIVDRSQRIIYANPAIEPLLGVGLAEATGKSLREFPQLVDFVPHLEQILSGAGSKQECEILPHLPNSAVCFEALRDRSGVITAALVVVTNPVPPEKG; this comes from the coding sequence ATGACCACAAGAGCAAAGGGCAGAATCCGTAACCGTATCGCCTGGGCGATGCTGCTGTCGGCAATCCTGGTCCTGCCGGTGGCGTTTCTTGCCCTTTACTATGTGAGCCAGATGAACAGCCTTACCACCGTCTTAGCAGAGTCTGATGCCGAACTTTTGCGCGTGGGCAATACAATAATTCACAACTTCCTTGATGTACGGAATTCCGAAAGGAACTACCTTCTCTCCCAGGACACCATCTATCTAACCGCGGCCCGAATTGTCTTAGACCAGGTAACGCTGACCGCGGAAAAGAGCCGCCGGCTTGACCCCGCTTTGAAAAACCGGTTTGACTCGCTGATTTTCAGCCTTCAGGTCTACCGGGAGTTACTGGATTCACTTGGTAGCGTCCCAACTTTACGCTCAAAGCCACAACCCAAGCCCGAAATCAGCAAACTGCGCCAGGAACGAAACCAGATTTTGGAACAGGCGCGCAACGCCCCTGACCCCGCCTTGACCGAATCGCTCTTAAACATCGCCAATAGGTTGGGTGAAGAGATTGAAATCAGGGAGTTGATAGGTGGGTTGCAGATAGGGTTTTACGAGCGTATAGAAGGGATTAGTGCTGAAATTGTTAAAAACGCTGAGGAAATCACCAAAAGGGCAAACGAGCGCATCGCCGAACGCAAATCCCGGGTCAACCGCCTCTATGTCTGGGGCCAGCGCAACATCATCACCGCCATCATCATCTTTACCGCTCTTTTAGTCTATTTCATCATCCGCCTGCCTAATGCCATTATCCTGCCCATCAAACGCATCGCCCTCGCCCTCACCCGGGCTGAACAGGGCGATTTGAACATCAGGGTCACAATCAACTCCAATGATGAGCTGGGCGAACTGGCAAGACAACTCAACCGGGTTTTTGCCCGGCTCAGGGACTTTGATGAACGCAAGGCAAATCAAATCCTTGAACTTGACCGCCGTTTTCGGCTCCTTGCCAAAAGTATCAATGAGGGTGTGCTCATTGTGGACCGGTCCCAAAGAATCATCTACGCAAACCCCGCTATAGAGCCTTTACTGGGTGTTGGTCTTGCTGAAGCCACGGGCAAGTCATTAAGGGAATTCCCGCAGTTGGTTGACTTTGTCCCCCACTTAGAACAAATCCTTTCCGGCGCAGGGAGCAAGCAGGAGTGTGAAATCCTGCCCCATCTCCCTAATTCCGCTGTCTGTTTTGAAGCGTTGAGGGACCGCTCCGGGGTAATAACCGCCGCCTTAGTTGTCGTCACCAACCCTGTTCCACCGGAAAAGGGTTAA
- a CDS encoding mechanosensitive ion channel family protein, with the protein MFWHELGKSLQEQFFDGHRFVTYARSFINVILVIVVAWLVTRLFNIIIRGLLRSKRPGRFRTVMPLVQSLFGYVVLVIALIMVLRVIGVDYKAILAGAGVLGLAIGFGAQTLVKDFISGFFTLFEGAIAVGDYITTPVVEGVVEKIGLRTTQVRAFDGTLWTIPNGELTSFGNRSREFMRAIVTFDVAYEQNPERAMAVAQEAALLWYEENKARCLEPPLVQGLINFGDSGMGVRIVCKVKPMEQWQAERELRMRLKRAFDQAGVEIPFPRRVIYQR; encoded by the coding sequence ATGTTCTGGCACGAACTGGGCAAGAGTCTGCAGGAGCAGTTCTTTGATGGGCACAGGTTTGTTACCTACGCCCGTAGCTTTATCAATGTCATCTTGGTAATTGTGGTTGCGTGGCTGGTCACCAGGCTGTTCAATATTATAATTCGGGGGCTTTTGCGTTCCAAAAGACCTGGACGGTTTCGCACGGTGATGCCTTTGGTCCAGAGTCTTTTTGGTTATGTTGTGCTGGTGATAGCGTTGATAATGGTATTGAGGGTCATTGGTGTTGATTACAAGGCAATTCTTGCCGGTGCCGGGGTTTTGGGACTGGCGATAGGCTTTGGTGCCCAGACATTGGTCAAAGATTTTATTTCTGGTTTCTTCACTCTATTTGAAGGGGCGATTGCGGTTGGAGATTATATCACCACCCCTGTGGTTGAAGGGGTTGTGGAAAAAATCGGTTTACGGACAACCCAGGTGCGGGCTTTTGATGGAACGCTCTGGACGATTCCCAATGGTGAACTGACCTCCTTTGGCAACAGGAGCCGGGAATTTATGCGGGCGATTGTTACTTTTGATGTTGCCTACGAGCAGAACCCAGAAAGGGCGATGGCGGTGGCTCAGGAGGCTGCGCTTTTGTGGTATGAGGAGAATAAAGCGCGTTGCCTGGAACCGCCGCTGGTTCAAGGTCTTATCAACTTTGGCGATTCTGGAATGGGTGTGAGAATTGTCTGCAAGGTTAAGCCGATGGAGCAGTGGCAAGCGGAGCGGGAGTTACGGATGCGGCTGAAGAGGGCGTTTGATCAGGCGGGCGTGGAGATTCCGTTCCCGCGACGGGTGATTTACCAAAGATAG